A genomic segment from Gilvibacter sp. SZ-19 encodes:
- a CDS encoding type IX secretion system membrane protein PorP/SprF — protein sequence MKKLYTLLLVFCVLGLQDADAQQDPQYTQYMYNMNVINPAYAGSKESLSMTALYRRQWSGFDGAPETVTFSGHAPIGEKTGLGLSAIKDELGPVKETNVFIDFSYTLQVSDNAKLALGLKAGATFHDVALSTLLLTDPGDPFFSQDINNTYPNIGAGAFFYTDRFYLSVSVPNLLNSVHLDENGLKYGSETNHFFAATGYVFDLSENVKLKPHVLVKGAFDAPFSFDANLNALFYEKFELGASYRLDDSFSGLVGFQATPNFRIGYAYDSVVSDLDVVTSASHEIILTFDIFLNKRVLKSPRYF from the coding sequence ATGAAAAAACTCTACACGCTACTACTCGTATTTTGTGTTCTTGGTTTACAGGATGCTGACGCTCAGCAAGATCCGCAGTACACCCAGTACATGTATAATATGAATGTGATAAACCCGGCCTATGCAGGGTCTAAAGAATCCCTGTCGATGACAGCGCTTTACCGCAGACAATGGTCTGGTTTTGATGGTGCTCCAGAGACCGTCACCTTTTCTGGTCATGCTCCGATAGGTGAGAAAACAGGACTTGGACTTTCTGCCATTAAGGACGAACTAGGTCCAGTGAAAGAGACCAATGTATTCATCGATTTCTCTTACACCCTTCAGGTAAGCGATAATGCTAAGTTAGCCCTTGGTCTTAAAGCCGGTGCGACCTTCCACGATGTAGCCCTGTCTACATTATTGTTGACAGACCCAGGAGATCCATTCTTCTCTCAGGATATTAACAATACCTATCCGAATATCGGTGCCGGTGCGTTCTTCTACACCGACAGATTCTACCTGTCTGTGTCTGTTCCGAACTTGTTGAATTCGGTACACTTAGACGAAAACGGTCTGAAGTACGGTTCTGAGACCAATCACTTCTTTGCCGCCACAGGATATGTATTTGATCTTTCAGAAAATGTGAAGCTTAAGCCACACGTTCTGGTTAAAGGGGCCTTTGATGCACCCTTCTCTTTTGATGCGAACCTAAACGCACTGTTCTACGAAAAATTCGAGCTGGGTGCCTCCTACCGTCTAGACGACTCTTTTAGTGGTCTTGTAGGTTTCCAAGCCACACCAAACTTTAGAATCGGATACGCTTACGACAGCGTAGTTTCTGATTTGGATGTGGTGACCAGCGCATCGCACGAAATCATTCTAACCTTTGATATCTTCTTAAATAAGCGCGTGCTCAAGTCGCCTAGATATTTCTAA
- a CDS encoding endonuclease has product MKQQNIAFYNLENLFDLHDDPYTLDDDFTPKSERRWNRKRYEKKLKKLGSVIAKIGVDELGEPPAIVGIAEVENKTVIRDLVGSKHLRKYGYRYVHFDAPDERGIDTALLYRDSHFEVLDSKTVAVYVNNLDGARDYTRDILYVKGLLEGAPVHLMVNHWPSRREGAELTEYKRVKAAQTCLEVVESVRAEDQEADIVIMGDFNDNPDSASIKENLVPAAFYNPMERLHTRKRGSSKYRDSWYLFDQILVSETLRTKDKFGLRFESADIFDPIYLREYSGRFKGNPFRTYVGKKHLGGFSDHFPVYASFSIHKF; this is encoded by the coding sequence ATGAAACAACAGAACATTGCCTTTTACAATTTGGAGAATCTGTTCGATCTCCACGATGATCCATACACCTTGGACGATGATTTTACACCCAAATCCGAACGCCGCTGGAACCGAAAACGCTACGAGAAAAAGCTTAAGAAGCTCGGCTCCGTAATTGCCAAAATAGGTGTAGATGAACTTGGCGAACCTCCGGCAATTGTAGGGATCGCAGAGGTGGAGAACAAAACTGTGATCCGCGATCTAGTTGGCAGTAAACACCTCAGAAAATACGGCTATCGCTATGTGCATTTTGATGCTCCGGATGAGCGGGGTATCGACACAGCCCTACTCTATAGAGACAGTCATTTTGAAGTGTTGGACAGCAAGACGGTTGCGGTCTATGTGAATAATTTGGATGGAGCAAGAGACTATACCCGAGACATTCTTTATGTTAAGGGTCTTTTAGAGGGAGCTCCTGTGCATCTGATGGTCAACCATTGGCCTTCTCGACGAGAAGGAGCCGAACTTACCGAATACAAAAGAGTAAAAGCAGCTCAGACCTGTTTAGAGGTTGTGGAGAGCGTTCGGGCAGAAGATCAAGAAGCAGATATTGTAATTATGGGCGACTTTAACGACAATCCGGATTCTGCAAGCATTAAAGAAAATCTAGTTCCAGCTGCCTTTTATAACCCCATGGAAAGGCTTCATACCCGTAAACGCGGAAGCTCCAAATACAGAGACAGTTGGTATCTGTTCGATCAGATTCTGGTAAGCGAAACCTTAAGAACCAAAGACAAGTTTGGACTTCGGTTTGAATCCGCAGATATTTTTGACCCGATCTATCTCAGGGAATACAGTGGCCGATTCAAAGGAAATCCATTTAGGACCTATGTTGGGAAGAAACATTTAGGCGGATTCAGCGACCATTTTCCCGTCTATGCCAGCTTCTCAATTCATAAATTTTAG
- a CDS encoding DUF3078 domain-containing protein, whose translation MKRIALLFALLVLPALSWGQETEEELKAAIAAKKDSIAAIQGRANGLQAQLDALPGWKFGAFGTVGFNVSEFSNWYAQGTPNVSSGNIGITFNSFANLKQEKFFWRNALNVNLGWVKFDDQDDPTDDDSFQEATDVFNISSLYGRNIAKNLAVSGLAEYRSTILNNFNDPGYLDLGVGATWTPIENLVVVVHPLNYNFVFADNDAVFNSSLGAKILVDYTRSIGKLNFKSNLSAFQSYESSDLSNWTWINSLGYTLWKGIGIGFELGLRGNQQEALANALANVMDGDPTPTFDNVDNDIQSYWLFGVNYKF comes from the coding sequence ATGAAGAGAATTGCACTACTTTTTGCCCTATTGGTTTTGCCCGCACTAAGTTGGGGACAAGAAACCGAAGAAGAACTAAAAGCCGCTATTGCAGCTAAGAAAGATTCTATCGCTGCCATTCAAGGTCGCGCAAATGGACTACAAGCACAATTAGACGCCCTGCCGGGTTGGAAATTTGGAGCCTTTGGAACCGTAGGATTCAACGTTTCTGAATTCAGTAATTGGTACGCGCAAGGAACGCCGAATGTATCCTCAGGAAACATCGGGATCACCTTTAACAGCTTTGCCAACTTAAAACAAGAAAAGTTTTTCTGGAGAAACGCGCTTAACGTGAATCTGGGTTGGGTAAAGTTCGACGATCAAGACGACCCAACAGACGATGACAGCTTCCAAGAGGCTACAGATGTATTCAACATCAGCTCGCTTTACGGTCGTAATATTGCGAAAAACTTAGCTGTTTCCGGTTTAGCCGAATACCGTTCTACTATTTTGAACAACTTCAACGACCCAGGTTATTTGGATCTTGGTGTGGGTGCCACTTGGACCCCTATCGAAAACTTAGTTGTGGTAGTACACCCGTTGAACTACAACTTTGTGTTTGCAGACAACGATGCCGTGTTCAACTCCTCTTTGGGAGCAAAGATCTTGGTAGACTATACCAGATCTATCGGAAAACTAAACTTTAAATCCAACCTATCGGCATTCCAGAGTTACGAGTCTAGCGACTTGTCTAACTGGACTTGGATCAACTCCTTGGGTTACACCCTTTGGAAAGGTATCGGTATTGGATTTGAATTGGGTCTAAGAGGTAACCAACAAGAAGCTTTGGCTAATGCCTTGGCCAATGTTATGGATGGTGACCCAACTCCAACATTCGACAATGTAGACAACGATATTCAGAGCTACTGGCTCTTTGGAGTGAACTACAAGTTCTAA
- the hflX gene encoding GTPase HflX, protein MLEQKEIAYEKTVLVGIVTQGQDADTLEDYLDELQFLAYTAGGEVTKRFTQRMERPNPKTFIGTGKMEKLQEYVKENDITTVIFDDELTPAQQNNIEKLLRCKILDRTGLILDIFAQRAKTSYARTQVELAQYEYLLPRLTGLWTHLERQRGGIGMRGPGETEIETDRRIVRDRIALLKKKLQTIDKQMAVQRGNRGALVRVALVGYTNVGKSTLMNVISKSNVFAENKLFATLDTTVRKVVIGNLPFLLSDTVGFIRKLPTQLVESFKSTLDEVREADLLLHVVDISHPNFEEHIESVNGILDEIHCTDKPTLMVFNKIDAYTHEVIAPDDLTTERTTKHNTLEQWQRTWMARANGDAIFISALNKENLEEFRKTVYEKVREIHITRFPYNHFLYPSYEEGDQE, encoded by the coding sequence ATGCTAGAGCAAAAAGAAATAGCTTACGAGAAAACCGTGTTGGTCGGGATAGTGACCCAAGGTCAGGATGCCGATACCTTAGAGGACTATTTGGACGAACTCCAATTTTTGGCTTATACGGCCGGAGGAGAGGTGACCAAAAGGTTCACCCAACGCATGGAGCGTCCAAATCCGAAGACCTTTATTGGAACCGGGAAAATGGAAAAGCTGCAGGAGTACGTAAAAGAGAACGATATCACAACGGTGATCTTTGACGACGAGCTCACTCCTGCGCAGCAGAATAATATAGAGAAATTACTGCGCTGTAAGATCCTGGACAGAACCGGTCTGATTCTCGACATTTTTGCCCAAAGGGCTAAGACGAGTTATGCCCGTACACAAGTGGAATTAGCGCAATACGAATACTTATTACCTCGATTAACTGGCTTGTGGACACACTTAGAACGTCAGCGCGGGGGTATTGGAATGCGCGGTCCTGGAGAAACGGAAATTGAGACAGACCGTCGTATCGTAAGAGATCGTATCGCCTTGCTTAAAAAGAAACTTCAGACCATTGACAAGCAAATGGCTGTGCAACGCGGAAACCGCGGAGCTTTGGTACGCGTGGCTTTGGTTGGTTATACCAATGTGGGGAAATCCACCTTAATGAATGTGATCTCTAAATCCAATGTTTTTGCAGAGAATAAACTCTTTGCAACACTTGATACCACGGTGCGAAAGGTAGTGATCGGTAATTTGCCATTTTTGCTAAGCGACACGGTTGGGTTTATCAGAAAGCTACCAACGCAATTGGTAGAATCCTTTAAAAGTACACTGGACGAGGTTCGCGAAGCTGACCTGTTGTTGCATGTAGTAGATATCTCGCATCCGAACTTTGAGGAGCATATCGAATCTGTGAACGGTATTTTAGATGAGATTCACTGCACCGATAAACCAACCCTTATGGTGTTCAACAAGATCGATGCCTATACCCATGAAGTAATTGCCCCCGATGATCTCACCACAGAGCGCACCACTAAGCACAATACTCTAGAACAGTGGCAACGTACCTGGATGGCCCGAGCTAATGGGGATGCCATTTTTATATCCGCCTTGAACAAGGAGAATCTCGAAGAATTCAGAAAGACGGTTTACGAGAAAGTTCGCGAGATACATATCACGCGTTTTCCGTATAATCATTTCCTTTATCCGTCTTACGAAGAAGGAGATCAAGAATAA
- a CDS encoding OmpA family protein gives MKKIYLFIFALTVSTASLTAQNRDTKAADKHYDRLEYTEAIEDYERLIARGKADSYVYERLANSYYNINDTEKAATYYKRLMDDSDVNAEAVYNYAQSLKANGDFAASNDAMKKFAGMKPRDKRAVEFMKNPNYIPGLLNSTPQYTVENAGDINSEFSEFGGTMSGNTMFFSSARNTSRRDYGWNDQPFLDIYAANWTDGTIGSAELIPGDVNTKFHEGTVAFSADGNRIYFDRNNYYKGKYKKDEDGVNQLNLYSAELVNGKWVDVKPLPFNSSEYSTGHPALSKDGKTLYFVSDMPGGKGMADIYMVSVNADGSYGAPQNVEAVNTEGKEVFPHVTDSGVLFFSSDGHPGLGGLDVFKSEGGSVTNLGVPVNSGGDDFAFMYDEASMSGFVSSDRAGGKGSDDIYQVAGIPPCDVNMVVSVVDNVTGSVITNAKVDIYDSSRNRLGTKMTNDRGQVEFMGECDVNYTLTAEKEDYESGTAVASSSEDGPLAVRIGLDPIEEIIQEDRVVLEPIFFDFDKSNIKPQAAFELDKLVQVMKKYPTMVIRVESHTDNRGGNRYNMQLSERRAQSTVQYVISKGIDANRISGIGKGKTDPLVDCSGGCTDEQHQQNRRSDFIIVER, from the coding sequence ATGAAAAAAATATACCTCTTTATATTCGCACTAACGGTTAGCACGGCCAGCTTGACTGCTCAGAACAGAGATACCAAGGCAGCCGACAAGCATTACGATCGCTTGGAGTATACCGAAGCAATTGAAGACTACGAGCGTCTTATAGCTCGCGGAAAAGCTGATTCTTACGTTTACGAACGTTTGGCAAACAGCTATTACAACATTAATGACACAGAAAAAGCGGCCACATACTACAAGCGTCTTATGGACGATAGCGATGTGAATGCTGAAGCCGTTTATAACTACGCCCAGAGTTTAAAGGCCAATGGTGATTTTGCAGCTTCAAACGACGCGATGAAAAAGTTTGCGGGCATGAAGCCAAGAGACAAACGCGCTGTTGAGTTCATGAAGAACCCGAACTACATTCCTGGACTGCTTAACAGCACTCCGCAGTACACTGTAGAGAACGCTGGAGATATCAACTCCGAATTTTCGGAATTTGGTGGAACCATGAGTGGCAACACTATGTTCTTCTCCTCTGCCAGAAATACGAGCAGAAGAGACTACGGGTGGAACGACCAGCCATTCTTAGACATTTACGCTGCCAACTGGACCGATGGAACTATTGGCTCCGCAGAATTGATCCCTGGCGATGTTAACACCAAGTTCCACGAAGGAACTGTTGCCTTCTCTGCCGATGGGAACCGCATCTATTTTGACAGAAACAACTACTATAAAGGAAAGTACAAAAAAGACGAAGATGGTGTAAACCAACTGAATCTGTACTCCGCAGAATTGGTAAATGGTAAGTGGGTTGACGTAAAGCCACTTCCGTTTAACAGCAGCGAATATTCTACCGGACATCCTGCCTTGAGTAAAGATGGCAAGACACTTTATTTTGTGTCTGATATGCCAGGTGGTAAGGGTATGGCCGATATTTACATGGTAAGTGTTAATGCCGACGGTAGCTACGGAGCGCCACAGAACGTTGAGGCTGTTAACACCGAAGGAAAAGAAGTTTTCCCTCATGTAACTGACTCTGGAGTTCTATTCTTCTCTAGTGATGGACATCCTGGTCTTGGTGGTTTAGACGTTTTCAAATCAGAAGGCGGATCGGTGACCAACTTGGGGGTTCCTGTAAACAGTGGTGGTGACGACTTTGCCTTTATGTATGACGAGGCAAGCATGAGTGGATTTGTTTCTTCGGATCGCGCAGGCGGTAAAGGAAGTGACGATATCTATCAGGTAGCTGGAATTCCTCCTTGCGATGTGAACATGGTAGTTAGCGTTGTTGACAATGTAACGGGATCAGTTATAACAAATGCTAAGGTTGATATTTACGACAGCAGTCGCAATCGTTTGGGCACTAAGATGACCAACGATCGTGGGCAAGTTGAATTTATGGGCGAGTGTGATGTGAACTACACCTTGACCGCAGAAAAAGAAGACTACGAAAGCGGTACTGCCGTAGCGAGTTCTTCTGAAGATGGTCCATTAGCTGTGCGCATTGGTTTAGATCCTATAGAAGAGATCATTCAAGAAGATCGTGTGGTACTAGAACCAATCTTCTTCGACTTCGATAAGTCTAACATCAAGCCGCAGGCTGCTTTTGAACTAGACAAACTGGTTCAGGTGATGAAAAAATACCCAACTATGGTGATCCGTGTTGAAAGTCACACCGACAACCGCGGTGGTAACCGTTACAATATGCAGCTCTCTGAACGCAGAGCACAGTCTACGGTCCAATACGTGATCTCCAAAGGAATTGACGCCAACCGAATTAGCGGAATTGGTAAAGGTAAGACCGATCCATTAGTGGATTGTTCAGGCGGATGTACAGACGAACAACATCAGCAAAACCGTCGCTCTGACTTTATCATAGTTGAGCGTTAG